In Desulfovibrio oxyclinae DSM 11498, a single genomic region encodes these proteins:
- a CDS encoding portal protein: MAKASLGKAESRYRELETDRNPFLDRARECSKYTLPSLIPPDGHNGSTKLRTPFQGIGARGTNNLASKLLITLLPPNSPFFRYQIDESTYEEEVDADLQTEVEQALAKMERVVMSDIETSADRVAVFEALKHLIVGGNVLLFDDENGLRVFHLDRFVCRRDPMGSPIEIVVHETVSPDALPEDFYKNIKRKLKKNDTGKRGSDKTLSLYTHIKREQDKWTVYQECVGEKVPESDGTYPLDACPWIPLRINRIEGEDYGRSYVEEYLGDLKSLEALMQAIVEGSAAAAKLLILVDPNGTTRAKTIENAPNGAVREGNADDVSILQMDKFADFRIAYQTIEMLTERLSFAFLLNTSIQRNAERVTAEEVRYMAGELEDALGGIYSILSQEFQLPYVNRKMVKLQKQGALPALPKDIVKPSIITGLEALGRGHDRNKLVNFITTLGQTLGPEVIQQYVHVDDAIARLALSDGIETDGLIKTKEEIAQSQQQAQMQAMMHQLGPDAIQAFSQMASSGAIPNPTANQSGAKPTGE; this comes from the coding sequence ATGGCGAAAGCGTCCCTCGGAAAAGCCGAGAGTCGCTACCGGGAACTGGAGACCGACCGCAACCCTTTCCTCGACCGAGCGCGTGAATGCTCGAAATACACTCTTCCGAGTCTAATCCCTCCTGATGGGCATAACGGCTCCACAAAGCTCCGCACTCCATTCCAGGGGATCGGGGCGCGTGGAACCAACAACCTCGCCTCCAAACTGCTCATCACCCTCCTCCCGCCTAACAGCCCGTTCTTCCGGTATCAGATTGACGAGTCCACCTACGAAGAGGAAGTCGATGCTGATCTGCAAACCGAAGTAGAACAGGCTCTCGCAAAGATGGAGCGCGTGGTCATGTCTGACATCGAAACGTCAGCTGACCGAGTGGCTGTCTTCGAGGCTCTCAAACACCTCATCGTCGGTGGTAACGTCTTACTGTTCGACGACGAGAACGGCCTCCGCGTGTTCCATCTGGACCGTTTCGTGTGCCGTCGTGATCCTATGGGCAGTCCCATTGAGATCGTGGTACATGAGACCGTGTCCCCGGACGCCCTCCCTGAAGACTTCTACAAGAATATCAAACGCAAGCTGAAGAAGAACGACACCGGGAAACGAGGCAGCGACAAGACGCTGTCCCTCTACACCCACATCAAGCGTGAACAGGACAAGTGGACTGTCTACCAGGAATGTGTAGGCGAGAAGGTCCCTGAGTCTGACGGAACATACCCGCTTGACGCGTGTCCCTGGATTCCGCTGCGTATCAACAGGATTGAGGGCGAGGATTACGGACGGAGCTATGTGGAAGAGTATCTGGGCGACCTCAAGTCGCTCGAAGCACTCATGCAAGCAATCGTCGAAGGATCGGCGGCTGCGGCCAAGCTCCTGATCCTGGTAGACCCCAACGGCACTACCAGAGCCAAAACAATCGAGAACGCCCCGAATGGCGCAGTGCGCGAAGGGAACGCAGACGATGTTTCCATTCTCCAGATGGATAAGTTTGCGGACTTCCGCATTGCCTATCAGACCATCGAGATGCTCACTGAGCGTCTGTCCTTTGCCTTCCTCCTGAACACCTCGATTCAGCGTAACGCCGAGCGCGTCACCGCCGAGGAAGTAAGGTACATGGCTGGCGAACTGGAGGATGCCCTGGGCGGCATCTACTCCATCCTCTCGCAGGAGTTCCAGCTGCCTTATGTGAACCGAAAGATGGTCAAGCTCCAGAAGCAGGGCGCACTCCCCGCACTCCCCAAGGACATCGTGAAGCCTTCCATCATCACTGGCCTGGAAGCACTCGGACGAGGACATGATCGGAACAAGTTGGTGAACTTCATCACCACCCTCGGTCAGACACTCGGCCCTGAAGTGATCCAGCAGTATGTGCATGTGGATGACGCTATTGCGCGTCTCGCGCTGTCCGACGGAATCGAAACCGACGGTCTGATTAAGACCAAGGAAGAGATCGCCCAGTCCCAGCAACAGGCGCAGATGCAAGCGATGATGCACCAGCTTGGCCCTGACGCGATCCAAGCGTTCAGTCAGATGGCTTCCAGTGGTGCGATCCCGAACCCAACCGCAAACCAGTCTGGCGCAAAGCCGACAGGAGAATAA
- the dut gene encoding dUTP diphosphatase yields the protein MPTIKIKKLHPDAVIPEYAKEGDSGFDLVAVEDATLYPGETQLVKTGIAVELPPGTELQVRPRSGLSLKTPLHIRNAPGTVDNGYRGEVGVICHCLINSNSCPIVIEKGDRIAQGVVMPVIRCEIEEVESLSDTTRGADGYGSTGV from the coding sequence ATGCCAACCATTAAAATCAAAAAGCTCCACCCCGATGCAGTCATACCGGAGTACGCCAAGGAAGGTGACTCCGGTTTTGATTTGGTGGCTGTCGAGGACGCCACGCTGTACCCCGGTGAGACCCAGCTGGTGAAGACCGGGATCGCTGTAGAACTCCCGCCTGGAACTGAACTCCAGGTGCGGCCCCGTTCCGGCCTGTCCCTCAAGACGCCGCTGCATATCCGTAATGCCCCTGGCACCGTTGACAACGGCTACCGTGGGGAGGTCGGCGTGATCTGCCACTGCCTGATAAACAGTAACAGCTGTCCTATCGTCATTGAGAAGGGCGACCGGATCGCACAGGGCGTGGTTATGCCTGTGATCCGCTGCGAGATCGAGGAGGTTGAGAGCCTCTCCGATACCACACGAGGCGCAGACGGCTACGGATCAACCGGAGTGTAG
- a CDS encoding exonuclease → MLDRVVIIDGDILAYQIAAREEKPIHWGDGFWTLHVEQGPAEVALEERVLNVMDAVDADKVIIALSDDDHNFRKDIYPKYKSNRKGKRKPMILPVLKEFLAEEFDTFRRPGLEGDDVQGILATSKVIVKAKERIIASLDKDMKTIPGLFYNFGKPEKGVVEISEDEADYWHLYQTLTGDTTDGYPGCPRVGPKNAERILAEHFDVSDDGITLETSLEEAWAAVVAAFEKAKLGEEEALVQARVARILRASDYDFKKRRPILWKP, encoded by the coding sequence ATGCTGGACCGAGTAGTAATCATCGACGGTGACATCCTCGCCTACCAGATCGCTGCCCGAGAAGAGAAACCGATCCACTGGGGTGACGGCTTCTGGACCCTTCACGTCGAGCAAGGGCCAGCCGAAGTCGCCCTGGAGGAGCGCGTCCTCAACGTCATGGATGCCGTGGATGCAGACAAGGTAATCATCGCCTTGTCCGACGACGACCACAACTTCCGCAAGGACATCTACCCGAAGTACAAGTCCAACCGCAAAGGCAAGCGGAAGCCCATGATCCTGCCTGTCCTCAAGGAGTTCCTGGCCGAGGAGTTCGATACCTTCCGTCGCCCCGGCCTCGAAGGTGATGACGTGCAGGGAATCCTGGCGACATCCAAGGTGATCGTGAAGGCGAAGGAGCGGATCATCGCTTCGCTGGATAAGGACATGAAGACCATCCCCGGTCTGTTCTACAACTTCGGCAAACCTGAGAAGGGCGTGGTCGAGATCAGTGAGGACGAGGCCGACTACTGGCACCTCTACCAGACGCTGACTGGCGACACCACTGACGGCTACCCCGGCTGTCCTCGTGTTGGCCCGAAGAACGCCGAGCGTATCCTGGCAGAACACTTCGATGTGAGCGACGACGGTATTACCCTTGAGACTTCCCTTGAGGAAGCCTGGGCAGCTGTCGTCGCTGCCTTCGAGAAAGCCAAGCTCGGTGAGGAAGAGGCTCTTGTTCAGGCGCGTGTGGCACGAATCCTCCGCGCCTCTGATTATGACTTCAAGAAGAGGAGGCCCATCTTATGGAAACCGTAA
- a CDS encoding 4Fe-4S cluster-binding domain-containing protein, with protein MNILATEYSLRHKALELYVAGCKGPHCPGCHNPETWSFDQGVPFDTVTKREIETKIKDFAHMIDNIWVLGGEPIDQDRKALEELLSFLRGFRPVWLFTRYELSEVSENILCHCSYVKTGRYNEDKLVDDNVQHGVKLASSNQKIHRLNN; from the coding sequence GTGAACATACTGGCGACAGAATACAGCCTGAGACACAAGGCTCTGGAACTCTATGTCGCCGGGTGTAAAGGCCCTCACTGCCCTGGGTGCCACAACCCTGAGACCTGGAGTTTCGATCAGGGTGTTCCTTTTGACACCGTGACGAAGAGGGAGATCGAGACAAAGATCAAGGACTTCGCTCACATGATCGACAACATCTGGGTCCTCGGTGGTGAGCCTATAGACCAGGATCGCAAGGCCCTGGAGGAGCTTCTTTCGTTCCTCCGGGGCTTTCGTCCTGTCTGGTTGTTCACACGGTATGAACTGAGTGAGGTGTCCGAGAACATCCTGTGCCACTGTTCCTATGTAAAAACAGGACGTTACAACGAAGACAAACTGGTGGATGACAACGTGCAGCATGGGGTGAAACTCGCCTCATCGAACCAGAAGATACACCGTCTGAATAATTAG
- a CDS encoding phage capsid protein, with the protein MADAIRSNPGWVNAQSDGSWEQENAMFLKVFTGEVLTAFEETNVMKDLHLMRTINSGKSASFPATWKATARYHTPGTPILGQNQIKHNERIIKIDDLLISDVFIYDLDEAKNHYDVRQEYTKQLGAALAREFDKKCLRVAVLNAREAATVDGGHGGSLLKNTSAATDGEILAGMAFDANQIFDEKDVPENDRYFIVKPAQYYLMAQTTKLLNRDWGGQGVYADGKILKVAGLSIVKSNNVPAGENIASATSGENNPYFGDFTDTVAIAMQRQAIGTVKLKDLALQKTGNDFEVMYQGTLFVAKYAMGHGFLRPECSVEISKAA; encoded by the coding sequence ATGGCCGATGCTATCCGTTCCAATCCGGGTTGGGTTAACGCGCAGTCCGACGGTTCCTGGGAGCAGGAAAACGCAATGTTCCTCAAGGTGTTCACTGGTGAAGTCCTCACCGCCTTCGAGGAAACCAACGTGATGAAGGACCTCCACCTGATGAGGACCATCAACAGCGGTAAGTCTGCGTCCTTCCCTGCGACCTGGAAGGCGACTGCCCGTTACCATACTCCGGGTACCCCGATCCTTGGTCAGAACCAGATCAAGCACAATGAACGCATCATCAAGATCGACGACCTCCTGATCTCTGACGTGTTCATCTACGATCTGGATGAAGCCAAGAACCACTACGACGTGCGTCAGGAATACACCAAGCAGCTGGGTGCTGCGCTGGCCCGTGAGTTCGACAAGAAGTGTCTCCGGGTCGCTGTCCTGAACGCTCGTGAAGCAGCTACCGTTGACGGCGGTCACGGCGGTTCTCTCCTGAAGAACACCTCCGCTGCCACCGACGGTGAAATCCTGGCTGGCATGGCCTTTGATGCCAACCAGATTTTCGACGAGAAGGACGTACCTGAGAACGACCGCTACTTCATCGTCAAGCCCGCTCAGTATTACCTGATGGCGCAGACCACCAAGCTCCTGAACCGAGACTGGGGTGGTCAGGGCGTCTACGCTGACGGCAAGATTCTCAAAGTTGCTGGCCTCTCCATCGTGAAGTCCAACAACGTCCCGGCTGGCGAGAACATTGCTTCCGCTACCTCCGGTGAGAACAACCCGTACTTCGGTGACTTCACCGACACCGTTGCCATTGCCATGCAGCGTCAGGCCATCGGCACCGTGAAGCTCAAGGACCTCGCTCTCCAGAAGACCGGAAACGACTTCGAGGTGATGTACCAGGGCACCCTGTTCGTCGCCAAGTACGCGATGGGCCACGGCTTCCTGCGCCCTGAATGCAGCGTTGAAATCTCCAAGGCTGCCTAA
- a CDS encoding capsid assembly protein, whose protein sequence is MSDNPHKVEVPADVTGPDAPSEEQNGSEDHLYAGKFKSVEDMEKAYNELQSLLGKRDSGDTSSDDAAPTDGNQEQPNETPDNSEDKPKEKSENQDDVNPAFSQVSEVLKGAGLDMTEFSKEFEENGQLSEESYRKLAEAGFGKELVDHTIGSLLGSNEVAEQLAETQIKDVKATVGGDEGYSKLMQWAKVNLSQSEQERYDKIMSSGDLDLIKMTVSGLKARYDADFGIDPKLRGGRGKGSPAKDVFRSSQEVVEAMRDPRYGKDPAYTQEIAEKVARSDVF, encoded by the coding sequence ATGTCTGACAATCCGCACAAAGTTGAAGTCCCCGCTGACGTGACTGGTCCTGACGCACCTTCTGAGGAGCAGAATGGGAGCGAGGACCACCTCTACGCTGGCAAGTTCAAGTCCGTAGAGGATATGGAGAAAGCCTACAACGAACTCCAGTCCCTCCTGGGTAAGCGTGACAGCGGTGACACTTCGTCTGACGACGCCGCTCCTACTGACGGTAATCAGGAACAGCCCAACGAAACTCCTGACAACTCCGAGGACAAGCCCAAAGAAAAATCCGAGAATCAGGATGACGTAAATCCTGCGTTCTCTCAGGTTTCTGAAGTTCTCAAAGGGGCTGGCCTCGATATGACCGAGTTCTCGAAGGAGTTCGAGGAAAACGGCCAGCTGTCCGAAGAAAGCTACCGCAAGTTGGCAGAAGCTGGTTTTGGTAAGGAACTGGTAGACCATACTATCGGCTCCCTGCTCGGCTCCAACGAAGTCGCAGAACAGCTGGCAGAAACGCAGATCAAAGATGTGAAAGCCACTGTCGGAGGTGATGAAGGTTACTCCAAGCTCATGCAGTGGGCGAAGGTGAACCTCTCCCAGTCCGAACAGGAGCGTTACGACAAGATCATGAGCAGCGGTGACCTGGACCTCATCAAGATGACGGTCTCCGGTCTCAAAGCTCGTTACGATGCAGACTTCGGCATCGACCCCAAGCTGCGGGGCGGTCGTGGTAAAGGCTCTCCTGCGAAAGACGTATTCCGGTCCAGCCAGGAAGTGGTCGAAGCCATGCGTGATCCGCGTTACGGCAAAGACCCCGCCTACACTCAGGAGATTGCCGAGAAGGTCGCACGTTCTGATGTCTTCTAG
- a CDS encoding dATP/dGTP diphosphohydrolase domain-containing protein produces the protein METVIWKSCDNCADKDTYGSHPMCKGEGCTSGCWLADATVHRKVSAAFDKHPTARGFKIVPILEDASEETPFPNPAILAAMGHTGEKGGDIKNSDNGVKFDNGKPRTDLLPPEALLGMADLYAVGARKYADRNWEKGMFYTRLIGALLRHTLAYMSGENYAADDKQHHMLSAAWCAFALFTYDCRGLAPEWDDRPGSQACPAAVAEVANLNNREVVHANH, from the coding sequence ATGGAAACCGTAATCTGGAAATCCTGCGACAACTGCGCGGATAAAGATACATACGGCTCCCACCCCATGTGCAAGGGGGAGGGATGCACTTCTGGCTGCTGGCTTGCGGATGCCACCGTTCACCGCAAGGTCAGCGCAGCGTTCGACAAGCACCCCACGGCCCGTGGTTTCAAGATCGTCCCGATTCTTGAGGATGCTTCCGAAGAAACGCCCTTCCCCAACCCGGCGATCCTCGCTGCAATGGGACACACCGGGGAAAAAGGTGGGGACATCAAGAACTCCGACAACGGGGTGAAGTTCGATAATGGCAAGCCCCGTACTGATCTGTTGCCGCCTGAGGCACTCCTCGGCATGGCCGATCTGTACGCCGTCGGTGCGCGGAAGTATGCCGACAGGAACTGGGAGAAGGGCATGTTCTACACCCGCCTGATCGGTGCGTTGCTCCGTCACACCTTGGCATACATGAGCGGCGAGAACTACGCAGCTGACGACAAGCAGCACCACATGCTGTCTGCTGCATGGTGCGCCTTCGCCCTCTTCACCTACGACTGCCGTGGCCTGGCTCCTGAATGGGATGATCGTCCCGGTTCTCAGGCTTGTCCTGCTGCCGTAGCCGAAGTCGCCAACCTGAACAACCGTGAGGTGGTACATGCCAACCATTAA
- a CDS encoding ATP-dependent DNA ligase → MAKKQQTAASPIKTQQPHPDYERFVKEANFEDFIWQIKHDGVRTLFDPEHTEFYSRSGKVFPNFHVFREESLQLHDEVCRLAGRRDFHLDGEVAGEVFSSVMGQLFRESDVDMSGLTYHVFDATIPGLSFEDRHSLLAQAFTTVKPNLLRPVPWYFCPRFKSVEELEAWVKELNAKGFEGAVFKRLNGHYLFGKKRAGEWVKGVLDEILDLEVLRVEEGTGKLTGCVGVFVCALEGAPDGIVEVGPGRATHEELRHWWENPEEVPSMIEVLFKARTKDGSLRHPRFKRPREDK, encoded by the coding sequence ATGGCGAAGAAGCAGCAAACCGCAGCTTCTCCCATCAAAACCCAACAACCACATCCCGACTACGAACGCTTCGTCAAGGAAGCGAACTTCGAGGACTTCATCTGGCAGATCAAGCACGATGGTGTCCGTACTCTCTTCGACCCTGAACATACTGAGTTCTACTCACGGAGCGGGAAGGTCTTCCCTAACTTCCACGTCTTCCGGGAGGAGTCCCTCCAGCTTCACGATGAAGTCTGTCGTCTGGCTGGCCGCAGGGACTTCCATCTGGATGGCGAGGTGGCCGGGGAGGTCTTCTCGTCCGTGATGGGGCAGCTGTTCCGAGAGAGTGACGTGGACATGAGCGGCCTGACCTACCACGTCTTCGACGCCACGATCCCAGGCTTGTCCTTCGAGGATCGTCATTCCCTTCTGGCCCAGGCTTTCACCACCGTGAAGCCGAACCTTCTGCGCCCTGTGCCTTGGTACTTCTGCCCTCGCTTCAAGTCCGTTGAGGAACTGGAAGCCTGGGTGAAGGAACTCAATGCGAAGGGGTTTGAAGGAGCCGTGTTCAAGCGGCTGAACGGCCACTACCTCTTCGGCAAGAAACGCGCTGGAGAGTGGGTGAAAGGCGTCCTGGACGAGATCCTGGACCTCGAAGTTCTCCGTGTCGAGGAAGGCACTGGCAAGCTCACAGGCTGCGTCGGTGTCTTCGTGTGCGCCCTTGAAGGTGCGCCTGATGGAATCGTGGAGGTTGGCCCTGGCCGCGCAACCCATGAGGAACTGCGTCACTGGTGGGAGAACCCCGAAGAGGTGCCTTCGATGATCGAGGTGCTTTTCAAAGCGAGAACCAAGGACGGGAGCCTTAGACACCCCCGTTTCAAGCGACCGAGGGAGGACAAGTAG
- a CDS encoding FAD-dependent thymidylate synthase, translating to MTKIMVHKLTSEHLMRRACEMTFRGKSNVDLEKMYRSEHSPIRTQVFWIEFQGIPTFASVHLVRHKLGVEHFVLSNREDRGGDKDADRWTPVNHGMFINAQELIFMARMRLCKKAHPEVQRIVAQLRDEIAKVDPALAKCMVKNCEYRGGCNELKPCYEEV from the coding sequence ATGACGAAGATCATGGTCCATAAATTAACGAGTGAACACCTGATGCGTCGGGCTTGCGAAATGACCTTCCGAGGGAAATCCAATGTTGACCTTGAGAAGATGTATCGCTCCGAACATAGCCCGATCCGCACCCAAGTGTTCTGGATCGAGTTCCAAGGAATCCCCACATTCGCCAGTGTTCACCTCGTGCGCCACAAGCTCGGCGTCGAACACTTCGTACTTTCCAACCGGGAAGATCGAGGAGGCGACAAGGATGCCGACAGGTGGACGCCTGTGAACCACGGCATGTTCATCAATGCCCAGGAACTCATCTTCATGGCGCGTATGCGTCTCTGCAAGAAAGCCCACCCCGAAGTCCAGCGGATCGTCGCGCAGCTGCGTGATGAGATCGCCAAGGTCGATCCTGCCCTTGCCAAGTGCATGGTCAAGAACTGCGAGTACCGGGGTGGATGTAACGAACTCAAACCCTGTTACGAGGAGGTGTGA
- a CDS encoding T7 tail tubular protein A, with protein sequence MLRNTPTTELEAVNTILSTIGETPVSSLGDSLTTDAVVAQNILHEVSNEMQTEGWHFNTEVEYPLVPDLATKNIMLPQNCVNVDLDPLQYPDRDVVVRGKRLYDRRKHTYEFNETLYAEVILLLPFEEMPEAARRYATIRAARIFQDRVVGSDTLHAFNEVDEIKARSILVDSQSENADSNVFTGASGILSNWSVGQVLTR encoded by the coding sequence ATGCTCCGCAATACTCCTACCACCGAGCTTGAAGCGGTCAACACTATACTCTCCACCATTGGAGAAACTCCGGTTTCCAGCCTTGGCGACAGTCTTACCACTGATGCAGTTGTGGCGCAGAACATTCTACACGAAGTCAGTAACGAGATGCAGACAGAAGGGTGGCACTTCAATACCGAAGTCGAATACCCGCTCGTTCCTGATCTCGCCACCAAGAACATCATGCTGCCGCAGAATTGCGTGAACGTAGACCTGGACCCTCTCCAGTATCCCGACAGGGATGTAGTGGTGCGTGGAAAGAGGCTCTACGACCGCAGGAAGCATACCTATGAGTTCAACGAGACGCTCTACGCGGAAGTGATCCTCCTGCTCCCGTTCGAGGAAATGCCGGAAGCCGCTCGTCGGTACGCCACCATCCGTGCCGCCAGAATCTTCCAGGACCGTGTTGTTGGTTCCGACACTCTCCATGCCTTCAATGAGGTGGACGAGATAAAAGCGCGTTCGATCCTTGTAGATAGTCAGAGCGAGAATGCGGACTCCAACGTATTCACCGGGGCGTCCGGGATTCTTTCCAACTGGAGCGTCGGGCAAGTCTTAACGAGGTAA
- a CDS encoding anaerobic ribonucleoside-triphosphate reductase, producing the protein MYVKHSYPQEFIDLMMHLRAKYPAELFDIDGIGLGKLDMHEASKSFFNNVTTVADTSIDSNANVADKSVINYNFEIGKALMKLNSYYNIWKYLKKTHGLETANQIIEMQIAGDIYINDAWDVGRPYCFNYSTYDIALGGLPMGDKVKPVPPKSLYSFVRQVEQFTVYAANSTLGATGLADLLIMISWYVDNMAQKDGTFRDHRYTFATQEDAWSYVHEVLASLIYTLNWQFRGNQSPFTNVSLYDREFLKEMLHEYVLEGVSPRTETVLAVQREFMIVMNEELRRAPLTFPVTTACFAIDDDGNIQDEEFAREVAEANYEFGFINIYCGDSSTLSSCCRLRSDRKSEYFNSFGAGSSKIGSLGVVTLNLPKLAMKAQQRGVSESVFFEDLAALVRVAAGVNNAKRTFLAKRIRDGVLPLYDLGFMDLKQQYSTCGVTGLYECCEIMGYDILAEEGQDFVLKMLKCINATNDAMENLFGTPHNCEQVPAENSSIKLAKKDVLMGYDCGHPYYSNQFIPLVVDADMLDRIRLQGMFDRHFSGGAICHLNVAEQIEDPEKIVDLIKSCAKQGVVYWAINYALKMCAQGHMTVGKEPFCTVCGDKIVDEYTRVVGFLTNTKNWHEVRRENDWPNRQFYKEV; encoded by the coding sequence ATGTACGTTAAACACTCGTATCCGCAGGAGTTCATCGACCTCATGATGCACCTCCGCGCCAAGTACCCTGCCGAACTGTTTGACATCGACGGTATCGGCCTGGGCAAGCTGGATATGCACGAGGCATCCAAGAGCTTCTTCAACAACGTCACCACGGTAGCTGACACGAGCATCGACTCGAACGCGAACGTGGCTGACAAGTCGGTCATCAACTACAACTTCGAGATCGGCAAAGCTCTGATGAAGCTGAACTCCTATTACAACATCTGGAAATACCTCAAGAAAACCCACGGACTGGAAACAGCGAACCAGATCATCGAGATGCAGATCGCTGGCGACATCTACATCAACGATGCCTGGGACGTTGGCCGTCCGTACTGCTTCAACTACAGCACCTACGACATCGCCCTTGGTGGTCTGCCGATGGGAGACAAGGTAAAACCTGTACCGCCGAAGTCCCTCTACAGCTTCGTTCGACAGGTCGAGCAATTCACCGTCTATGCCGCCAACTCCACTCTCGGTGCTACTGGACTGGCCGATCTGCTCATCATGATCTCCTGGTATGTGGACAACATGGCACAGAAGGATGGCACCTTCCGTGACCACCGCTACACCTTTGCCACGCAGGAGGACGCCTGGAGCTACGTCCACGAGGTACTGGCCTCGCTGATCTACACGCTCAACTGGCAGTTCCGAGGCAACCAGTCGCCGTTCACGAACGTATCCCTGTACGACCGGGAGTTCCTCAAGGAGATGCTCCATGAGTACGTCCTGGAAGGTGTCTCACCGCGCACTGAAACTGTCCTAGCAGTCCAGCGGGAGTTCATGATCGTGATGAACGAGGAACTCCGTCGTGCGCCTCTCACCTTCCCGGTGACGACCGCCTGTTTCGCCATCGACGACGATGGAAACATTCAGGACGAAGAGTTCGCCAGAGAGGTTGCGGAAGCCAATTATGAGTTCGGTTTCATCAACATCTACTGCGGTGACTCGTCTACCTTGTCCAGCTGTTGCCGACTGCGCTCGGATCGCAAGAGCGAATACTTCAACAGCTTCGGGGCAGGATCGTCCAAGATCGGCTCCCTTGGCGTGGTCACTCTGAACCTCCCCAAGCTGGCGATGAAGGCGCAGCAGCGTGGTGTCAGCGAGAGCGTGTTCTTTGAAGACCTCGCTGCCCTGGTGCGTGTCGCAGCTGGCGTGAACAACGCCAAACGCACGTTCCTTGCGAAGCGCATTCGTGACGGTGTTCTTCCGCTCTACGACCTGGGTTTCATGGACCTCAAGCAGCAGTACAGCACCTGTGGTGTCACGGGCCTGTACGAGTGCTGTGAAATCATGGGCTACGACATCTTGGCCGAGGAAGGCCAGGACTTCGTTCTCAAAATGCTCAAGTGCATCAACGCCACCAACGATGCGATGGAGAACCTCTTCGGTACCCCTCACAACTGTGAACAGGTTCCGGCTGAAAACTCCAGCATCAAACTGGCAAAGAAAGATGTGCTGATGGGGTATGACTGCGGACATCCGTATTACTCCAACCAGTTCATCCCTCTGGTCGTGGACGCTGACATGCTCGACCGCATCCGACTCCAGGGCATGTTCGACCGACACTTCTCCGGGGGTGCCATCTGTCACCTCAACGTGGCCGAACAGATCGAAGACCCGGAGAAGATCGTGGACCTCATTAAGTCCTGCGCCAAGCAGGGAGTGGTCTATTGGGCCATCAACTATGCACTCAAGATGTGCGCCCAGGGACACATGACCGTGGGCAAGGAGCCGTTCTGTACTGTCTGCGGCGATAAGATCGTGGACGAGTACACCCGCGTGGTTGGCTTCTTGACGAACACCAAGAACTGGCACGAGGTGCGACGCGAGAACGACTGGCCCAACCGACAATTCTACAAGGAGGTATAA